One Pseudomonas entomophila genomic window carries:
- a CDS encoding NADP-dependent oxidoreductase: MSTSNRRFLLAKRPVGAVRREDFTYEEVATEQPAEGEVLVKNLYLSLDPAMRGWMNEGKSYIAPVALGQVMRALGVGEVIASRHPDFKVGDHVNGALGVQDYYTGAPQGLYKIDPRLAPLPRYLSALGMTGMTAYFALLDVGQPKAGETVVISGAAGAVGSIAGQIAKLKGCRVIGIAGGAQKCQYLKDELGFDGVIDYKAEDVLAGLKRECPKGVDVYFDNVGGDILDAVLSRLSFKARVVICGAISQYNNKEAVKGPANYLSLLVNRARMEGFVVMDYVKEYGKAAQEMAGWLASGKVKSKEDVVEGLETFPETLLKLFSGENFGKLVLKV, translated from the coding sequence ATGTCCACCAGCAACCGCCGTTTCCTGCTTGCCAAGCGCCCGGTCGGCGCCGTGCGTCGCGAAGACTTCACCTATGAGGAGGTCGCCACCGAGCAACCCGCCGAGGGCGAGGTACTGGTGAAGAACCTCTACTTGTCACTGGACCCCGCGATGCGCGGCTGGATGAACGAGGGCAAGTCCTATATTGCGCCCGTGGCCCTTGGCCAGGTGATGCGTGCCCTGGGGGTCGGCGAGGTGATCGCCTCCAGGCATCCGGACTTCAAGGTCGGCGACCATGTGAACGGTGCGCTGGGCGTGCAGGATTACTACACGGGCGCGCCCCAGGGCCTGTACAAGATCGACCCCAGGCTCGCCCCCCTACCCCGCTATCTCTCCGCGCTGGGCATGACCGGCATGACCGCCTACTTCGCCCTGCTCGATGTCGGCCAGCCAAAGGCCGGCGAGACGGTGGTGATCTCAGGCGCCGCCGGCGCGGTCGGCAGCATTGCCGGGCAAATTGCCAAGCTGAAGGGTTGCCGGGTGATCGGGATTGCCGGCGGTGCGCAGAAGTGCCAGTACCTCAAGGATGAACTGGGCTTCGACGGGGTCATCGACTACAAGGCCGAAGACGTGCTGGCCGGCCTCAAGCGCGAATGCCCCAAGGGCGTGGATGTGTACTTCGACAACGTCGGCGGTGACATTCTGGATGCCGTGCTCTCGCGCCTCAGTTTCAAGGCCCGGGTAGTGATCTGCGGCGCAATCAGCCAGTACAACAACAAGGAGGCGGTGAAGGGGCCGGCAAACTACCTGTCGCTTCTGGTGAACCGTGCACGCATGGAAGGCTTCGTGGTCATGGATTACGTCAAGGAGTATGGCAAGGCTGCGCAGGAGATGGCTGGATGGCTGGCCAGCGGCAAGGTCAAGAGCAAGGAGGACGTGGTGGAGGGGCTGGAGACCTTCCCGGAAACCTTGCTCAAGCTGTTCAGCGGTGAGAACTTCGGCAAGTTGGTGCTGAAGGTCTGA